The Lysobacter gummosus sequence TGGGCCCGTGCGGCCTGTTCGCCGGCCTGATCCTGGCGCAGATGGGCTTCAAGCCGATCATTCTCGAACGCGGCAAGGCCGTGCGCGAACGCACCGTGGACACCTTCGGCCTGTGGCGCAAGCGCGTGCTCAATCCCGAGTCGAACGTGCAGTTCGGCGAAGGCGGCGCGGGCACCTTCTCCGACGGCAAGCTCTACAGCCAGATCAGCGACAAGCTGCATCACGGCCGCAAGGTGCTGACCGAATTCGTCCTGGCCGGCGCGCCGGAAGAAATCCTCTACGTCAGCAAGCCGCACATCGGCACCTTCCGCCTGGTGTCGATGGTCGAGAACATGCGCGCGACGATCGAATCGCTGGGCGGCGAAATCCGCTTCTCGCAGCGGGTCGAGGACGTGCTGATCGAAGACGGGCAACTGCGCGGCGTGACGCTGGCCGACGGCGCGCAACTGCGCGCCGACCACGTCGTGTTCGCGGTCGGCCACAGCGCGCGCGACACCTTCAAGATGCTGCACGAGCGCGGCGTGTTCATGGAGGCCAAGCCGTTCTCGATCGGATTCCGTATCGAACACCCGCAATCGCTGATCGACGCCGCGCGTTTCGGCCCGCAGGCCGGTCACGAGATTCTCGGCGCGGCCGACTACAAGCTGGTGCATCACTGCCGCAACGGCCGTTCGGTCTACAGCTTCTGCATGTGCCCGGGTGGCACCGTGGTCGCCGCCGCCAGCGAGCCCGGCCGCGTGGTCACCAACGGCATGAGCCAGTACTCGCGCAACGAACGCAACGCCAACGCGGCGATCGTGGTCGGCATCACTCCGGACGACTTCAAGCCCTTCGACGACAGCGGCAGCCCGCTGGCCGGCATCGCCCTGCAGCGGCATTGGGAGGCGCAGGCCTTCGCCCTGGGCGGCGGCGAGTACGAAGCGCCGGGCCAGCGCGTCGGCGATTTCCTCGCCGGCCGCGCATCGACCGCGCTCGGCGCGGTGCAGCCCTCGTATACGCCGGGCGTGCGCCTGAGCGATCTGAGCGCGTCGCTGCCCGACTACGCGATCGCCGCGATCCGCGAAGCGCTGCCGGCCTTCGACAAGCAGATCAAGGGCTTCGCCATGGCCGATGCGATGCTCACCGGCGTGGAGACGCGCACGTCCTCGCCGCTGCGCATCACCCGCGGCACCGATGGCCACAGCCTCAACACGCGCGGCCTGTTCCCGGCCGGCGAGGGTGCCGGTTACGCCGGCGGCATCCTGTCGGCGGCGGTGGACGGGATCAAGACCGCCGAAGCGGTGGCGATGAGCATCCTGGCCGGCGCGGCGCGTTCGGCGTAACCGCGCCGCGCCCGCGCCGTCCGATCCGCGCATCGCGGCGCCGCGTACCCTGACTTCCGGCCATGTCGCGGCGCGGACGCGCCACGTATGTTCGTGCCACATCCCTGCAAGCGGAGTGGTCATGCGCCTGTGGTTCTCGGCCGCGCTGTGCGCCGGCCTGTGTGTCGCGCCGTTGCCGTTCGCATCGGCGGACGCGGCGACGGCGGCAGTCGCTGCCTCCAGGCCCGCCTCCGCGGCCGAAGTCGCGACCTATGCGCGGACCTTGTTGGCCGACAGCGTTCCCGAGGGCGGGCCGGGCATCGTGGTCCTGGTCGCGCGCGGCGACCAGGTGCTGTACCGCGGCGCGCGCGGTCTGGCCAATATCGAACTCGGCGTGCCGCTGACGCCCGACCAGGTGTTCCGCCTGGGCTCGGTGACGAAACAATTCGCCGCGGCCGGGGTGATGAAGCTGGTCGAAGCCGGCAAGGTCGGTCTCGACGATCCGCTGTCCAAGTACGTGAAGGATTTCCCCAACGGCGACGCGATCAGCGTGCGCCAGCTGCTCAATCACACCTCCGGGGTGAAGAGCTATACCGGCATCGACGGTTACATGCACGAGTCGATCAAGCGCGATCTGAGCACCCGGGCGATGATCGATGTGTTCAAGGACCTGCCGGTGGATTTCGCGCCGGGGCAGGGCTACGCCTACAACAACTCGGGCTATGTGCTGGTCGGCGCGGTGATCGAGGCGGCGAGCGGACAACGCTGGTACGACTATCTCGACCAGGCCCTGTTCAAGCCGCTGGGTCTGAAGCACACGCGCTACGGCGACGTGCATGCGCTGATTCCGGGCTACGTCGGCGGCTACACCCGCGGCGACGGCGGCAACGCGCCGATGAATTATCTCGACATGAGCCAGCCGCACGCGGCCGGCGCGCTGGTGTCCTCGCTCGACGACCTGCTGCGCTGGAACCTGGCGCTGCACAACGGCCAGGTGCTCAAGCCCGACAGCTATCGGGCGATGACCACGCCCGAAGGCAAGGCGCGCGAAGACGGCTACGGCTATGGCATCGGCAAGGCCTATGCGCACGGCCATGGCGGTTGGGGCCACGGCGGCGGCATCTTTGGTTTCGCCACGTTCCTGCTCTATCTGCCCGACGGCAAGACCACGGTGGCGGTGTTGTCCAATTCCGATTCCGCGCTCAAGGACGGCGTCAATCCGGAAGGCCTGGCGCGCAGGCTGGCCGCGGTCGCTCTGGGCGATCCGTATCCGGCGGTGACCGCGGTGCCGGTGGATGCGGCCACGCTCAAGCAGGCCGAAGGCGTGTACCGGAAGAATCCGCAGCTCGCCTGGGCGCTGCGGGTGGTCGATGGCGTGCTGACCCAGCAGCGCCTGGGCGGCTCGCGCATCGCGCTCACGCCGGTGGCGCGCGACACCTACGCCTATCCCAACGGCCTGTCGCGGCTGCAATTGCAGCGCGACGGCCAGGGTGCCGTCACCGCCATGCGTTACTTCGGCGACGGCATCGGCGAGAGCCAGTTGACCGCGCGCAGCGACGAGCCCTTGCCCCAGCCGTGACCCATCGGCCGGGCTGTCGCGCCACCTGAGGCGGCACCGGCGCCGCGCGGCCGGCCGCGCCGCACGCAAGGATGTCCCCATCCTGCGCAAGCGGTGTGCGCAATCAGTCGCCCCCGCGCCGGCTTCGCCGTTCTATGCCCAATGGCAGGAGGCAAGCGCGGGCGCATGGTTAGGATGCTCAATCCAGTCCCGCGCGTCGCCGGAGTTCCGTCCATGCTTCGACCCTGCCTTGCCCTGTTGCCTCTGATGATCGCCGCGGCGCTGCCGCTGTCGGCCGCGCGCGCACAGACCGCGGCGCCGCGCGACACGCCGTATCCGGGCACCTTGCAGCTGCAGGTCGACGCCACCGACATCGCCCGGCGTGTGCTGCACGCGCGCCAGCGCATCCCGGTCCAGGCCGGCCCCTTGACCTTGCTGTTCCCGCAGTGGATCCAGGGCAACCACTCGCCGACCGGGCCGATCGACAAGCTCGCCGGCCTGCGCATCAGCGGCAACGGCCAGCCGATCGAATGGTCGCGCGATCCGCTCGACGTCTACGCCTTCAAGCTCGACGTGCCGCAGGGCGTGGGCGAGATCGAACTGAGCTTCGACATGCTCACTCCGACCGGCAACAACCAGGGCCGGGTGGTGATGACCGCGGACATGCTCAACGTGCAATGGAACCAGGTCGCGCTGTATCCGGCCGGTTACTACGCGCGCGGCATCCAGATCGCGCCGACCCTGAAATTGCCGGCCGGCTGGCAGGCCGGCACCGCGCTCGAACTGGAATCGCGCCAGGGCGACACCTTGCGTTATCGCACGGTGCCGTTCGACACCCTGCTCGATTCGCCGGTTTACGCCGGCCGCTACTACAAGCAGATCGATCTCGACCCGGGCGCGAAAACCCCGGTGCGGCTCAATGTCGTCGCCGACGCGGCGAAGTTTCTCGAAGCCAAGCCCGAGCAGATCAAGCTGCATCGCGAACTGGTCGCGCAGGCCTACAAGCTGTTCGGCTCGCATCAATACGATCACTACGATTTCCTGCTCTCGCTGTCCGCGCAGATGGGCGGCAACGGCCTGGAGCACCATCGCTCCAGCGAGAACGGCGTAGACACGGATTACTTCACCGGTTGGGACGGCGCCAGCGTCACCGGCCGCGATCTGCTCGCGCACGAGTTCGTGCATTCGTGGAACGGCAAATACCGCCGCCCGGCCGGCGTGACCGCGACCAATTTCAATCAGCCGCTCAGCGACGGCCTGCTGTGGGTCTACGAGGGCCAGACCCAGTACTGGGGTTATGTGCTGACCGCGCGCGCCGGCTTGTGGAAGCCGGAGATGGCGCGCGAGGCGCTGGCGATGGTGGTGGCGCGCTACGCCGACGATCGCCCCGGCCTGGCCTGGCGTTCGATCCAGGACACCACCATGGACCCGGTGATCGCGATGCGCCGGCCGAAGTCGTACCAGAGCTATCAGCTCAGCGAGGACTACTACAGCGGTGGTCAGCTGGTCTGGCTCGCGGTCGATGCCAAGCTGCGCGCGCTGACCGGCGAGAAGCGGTCGCTCGACGATTTCGCCCGCGATTTCTTCCGCGGCGAGAACGGCGACTATCAGGTCAAGCCGTACGAATTCGACGATGTGGTCGCGTCCTTGAACAAGGTCGCGCATTTCGACTGGGCCGCGTTCCTGCGCGAGCGCATCGATGCCAAGGCCTCGCCGCTGGACGGCGTGGCGGCGAGCGGCTGGAAGCTTGTCTACACCGACAAGCCGGGCGATTTCGTCAAATTCGCCGAGGCAGATCGCAAGTACACCGACCTGACCTATTCGCTGGGCCTGAATCTGTCCAGCGACGGCACCATCAACGCGGTGCGCTGGGACGGGCCGGCGTTCAACGCCGGTATCGCGCCGAGCAGCACGCTGATCGCGGTCAATGGCTACACCGGCAACGGCGAACGGCTCAAGGACGCGGTGACCGCGGCCAAGGACGGGCAGCATCCGATCGAGCTGATCATCAAGAATGCCGATGTGATCAAGACCATGCGCATCGATTACCGCGGCGGCTTGCGTTATCCCAAGCTCGAGCGGATCGAAGGCACGCCGGACCGGCTGTCGAAGATCTTCGCGCCGAAGTGAAACGTGGCGCGGCCGCGATGATCGTCATTGTTTAGGGAAACGACGCGCATGGAACCGGCGCACTATCTGCTGATCGATTTAGAAGCCACCTGCGCCGGTGACCAATCGATCGCGCGTACCGTTCCCTCTCCCGCTCGCGGGAGAGGGCTAGGGTGAGGGCAGCCCGACCTGACGTCCCTCACCCCAACCCTCTCCCGCGAGCGGGAGAGGGAGCTGAAAGCGACAGTCCCTGCGACTGAGTTCAAACCTCTGGGCATGTCCGCAATCTGTCCGCAATTGCGCGCTAAAGTCGCCGCGACGTTCACCGCACTGCGCCCGCATGCACCCCGGCCGACGCGAATTCATCGTCACGACCGCCGCCGCTGCATTCGCGGTGGCCTGGCCCGCATGCGCCGGCGCTCCCCTTCCCGACACCTGAGAGCGCCGCCGCCATGTACGGACTGATCGGCAAGATGAAAGCCACCGCCGGCCAGCGCGACGCGCTGATCGATGTGCTGCTGCAAGACGTCGGCGCCATGCCCGGATGCCTGAACTACATCGTCGCCCGCGATCCGAAGGACGCCGACGCGATCTGGATCAGCGAAGTCTGGGACAACGCCGACAACCACCGCGCCTCGCTGTCGTTGCCGCAAGTGCGCGCGGCGATCGAGCGCGCCAAGCCGATGATCGCCAGCTTCCAGGCGCATTTCGAAACCGAACCGGTCGGCGGCCACGGCCTGACCGCGGCGCGCTGACGCGGCCGCGAGCCGGCGCGCAGTGACGGCGCGCAGTGACGGCGCCGGCCGCGAAGCGCGTCGATCAATCGCCGGGCACGACCGGCCGCGTCTGCGAATCCGCTGTCGCCACCTCGCGCGCCCGACCCCGCCACGTCATGCTTCGCAGCACCCCGTCGCGGCGAATCAGCCCGTGGTACAGCGCCGCGCCCAAGTGCATCAGCACAGTGGCGAACAGCAAATACGCCAAAGCGCGATGCAACCAGCGCAAGGTCGCGAACACGCTCGCATCGAACGGCGCGATCGGCGGCAGTTGCACGCCCGCGCCCAGGCTCACCGGATAGCCGCCGGCCGACAGCATCGCCCAGCCGACCAGCGGCAGCGCGAACATCAGCGCATACAACAGCCAGTGCGAGGCGAGCGCGGCGAAGCGCTGCAGTGGCGCCATGTCGGCCGGCAACGGCGGCGGCTTGCGCGCCAGGCGCAGCAGCAATCGCAGCACCGCCAGGGCCAGGATCGCGATGCCCAGCGGCTTGTGCAGCGCCAGCAGCCAGGTGTGCTTGTCCGACACGGTCGCGACCATGCCGGCGCCGACGAACAGCATCGTCAGGATCATCGCCGCCATCAGCCAGTGCAGCACCCGCGCCGGCAGCGAAAACATTTCATGATCGCGGTTCATCGCGGCGTCTCCTGCGGCGGACGGCCGCCAGCCCGGGCTTGCTCGGACGTGCGGCGGCGGTAGGAATCGGCGTAGGCGGCCGAGCGCGCCGGCAGCAGCGGGTCGTCGGAACCGGCGATGCCGTCGGGCAGGATCAGCGGGTCGTAGTTGATGTCGCGGCATTCGCCGGCGTCCTGCGACTGCGCGCGTTCGATCACCACGGTGCCGGCGTCGATCTCCTTGCGATCGGCCGGCCACACGCGGGTGGCGTCGTCGGTCGGATCGCCGGCGGCGGCGAGGGTCACCAGCAATCGCCAGCGCAGCGGGCCGCTGGCGAGGCGCTGGTCGAGTTCGCGCGCGAGCACATCGTGATCCTGCGCCGACAGCGGCGCGGCGGCCGCGCCGTTGTCCGGCATCACCCGCCAGCGCACCGCATGGCGCGCGCCGCCGGCATCGACGAAGTAGAACGCGTTGAGGCCGTAGTAGGCCTCGGTGGCGTAACTCGCCGAGGGCTTGCGGTCCTTGGCCCAGGCGCGGAACGCGGCGGTTTCCGGATGCGCGGCGAAGAACGCCTTCTGTTTCGCCGGATCGGGCTTGCCGGTGGCCGGATCGGGCGCGCCGGCCTGCAATTGCTCGAAAAACGCCTGCGGCGTGGCGACCGGGAACACCGGCATGCTGTTCATGCCGGTGCGCCATTGCTGGCCGTCGGCCTGGGTGAAGCGCAGGGCGAAGCTGCGGATCGGCACGCCGCCGTCGGGCGCGTAGGGATTGCCGCCGGGCAGGGCGAAGCGCCCGACCACCGGGGTGGCGCCGGGCGCGAACAAGGCCGCTTTCGAATATGCCGCGGCCTGGCCGTTGCTGTCGAAGCGGCCGATCACGCACACGCCCTTGGCGTGATTGCGCCGGTAGCCCGGATGCAGGCCGCCGTTGTTCTGCAGGGTATCGACCACCTGCTTCGGGGTGAGCCGGTTCGGATCGAGCGGGCCGGCGACGTAGCCGAAGGCGGCCGCCAGCGCGCTCACCGCGAAGGCGATCAGCGCCCAGCGGCCCAGCGGTTTTGGCGGCGGGGACGAGGCGGAGCGGGCGGTGTCGATGGGATCGGGTGGTGGCATGCGGGCTTCTCGGTGGGGGCGCGATACCGGTACGACGCACGCCGCCGGGGTTTATTCCATCGGCCGCGGAATAAACTGCGGCCAGCGGCGTCCCACTCAGGACAGTCCCCTCCAGCCGGTCCCGCGCCATGTCCGCCAGCGAAATCGATGCCGCCCTGCGCGAACAGCTGCCCTCGCTGTGGCGCTTCGCCCGCTGGCTGGCACGCGACCCGCATGCCGCCGACGATCTGGTGCAGGCGGCGATGGAGCGCGCGATCACCCGCTGGGCCGGTCGCCGCGACGAACAAGCGCTGCGGCCGTGGCTGTTCGCGATCGTCTATCGCCAGTTCCTCGACGGCCAGCGCCGCTCGCAGCGCTACGCCGGGCTGCTGGCGCGACTGGGCATCGCCGGCGCCGAGAGCCAACCGTCGGCCGAACGCGAGTTCCTCGCCCGCTCCACCCTGGAAGCGATGCAACGGCTGCCGGTGGAGCAGCGCAGCCTGTTGCTGTGGATCTCGGTCGAGGGCCTGAGCTACCAGGAGGTCGCGGAGATTCTGCAGGTTCCGATCGGCACGGTGATGTCGCGGCTGTCGCGCGCGCGCCAGGCCTTGCGCCGGCTCAGCGATGGCGAGACACCGGCACCGGCGTTGAGGTTGCTGAAATGAGCGGTTCCGGCCTTCGCTTAGTCGGCCTTGCGCGCGCCGATGCCCGGCCGGCATCGCCTCCCTTGATCGCAACGAATCCGATCGCCGTCGCGATCGGTTCGATATCGCCCCGATGAGCACCCCATGAGCACGCCCCCGAACGAACACGATCTGCACGCCTACGTCGATGGACGCCTGGACGCCGCGAGCCGCGCCGACATGGAGGCGTGGTTGAGCCGTCATCCCGAGCGGCTGGTGGAAATCCAGGCCTGGCAGCGCGACGCGCAGCAACTGCGCGCGGCCCTGGCCGGCGAAAGCCTGGCGCCGCCGTCCGAACTCGATCCCGCGCGCGTGCGCGGCGCACTCGCGCGCCGGCGCAGCGCGCGCTACGCGATGGCGGCGGCGGTGCTGTTGAGCATCGGCGTCGGCGGTCTCGGCGGCTGGCAGGCGCGCGAATGGTCGCAGCCGGCCGCGCCGCCCGCATTGGCGAGCGCGGCGCCGATGGCCGATGCGATCCAGGCGCATCGCCTGTTCGCCGTGCGTCACGACCTGCAACCCGACCGCGTCGCCGCCGATCTGCAGCCGTGGCTGGAAGCGAACTTCCGCCAACCGATGAAACTGCCCGACCTGAGCGGCTCGGGCTTCAGGCAAGTCGGCGGCCGCCTGCTCGCCACCGACCAGGGAGCCGCCGCCTTGATCGTGTATGAAGACGCCGCCGGCAACGCGATCAGCTTCTACATCCGCCCGCCCGGCCCGCACCGCTACCTGCTGCCGCGCGGCGACCGCCGCGACGGCGACCTGCTCGCGCAGTACTGGTCGCGCGGCGGTTACAACTACGCGATGGTGAGCGGCAGCGATGATGGCAGCACGCGGGTGGTGAAGCGGGCGTTGCAGGCGATTTGAGTTGGGGTTCGACGTTGTTCACGTCGTTGTTGCGGCGAGTGGGCTTGAGCGCCATTACCCCAGGGCGCGTCATTCCCGCGAAGGCAGGCTCTGCTTTACTTCGGCGGAGCCGAACATCCAGAGCCTTTAGCGTCATCTTTCAGAACGTCATTCCCGCGAACGCGGGAATCCAGTGCCTTTCGTGCGAGGGCGTTTGAAGTCGCTGGATATTCGGCTTCGCCGAAGTAAAGCAGAACCCGCGTTCGCGGGAATGACGAGCAAAGGCCAAAGCCGAAGCAAAGGCGGAACGACGAACAAAGGCAAATCAGCGACCAAAAACACCCACCAAACAAAAGCCCCGCTTCCGCGGGGCCTTTGCCTAAATCCAACCGAACCGAACCTTAAGCCGCCTGCACAATCCGCAACGGATTGCCGAATTCCTTGATCAACTCCGCCTCGCGCGCCTTGGCCTTGTGCAGGTGCTCTTCCTTGACGTGGCCGTAGCCGCGGATGTGCTCCGGGATGCTGGCGATTTCAGCGGCCAGATCGACGTTGCCGCCGTCCAGCGAGGCCAGCAGGCCGCCGACGGTCTGCTCGTAGTCGGCGATCAGCTGGCGCTCCATCTTGCGTTCTTCGGTGTAGCCGAAGATGTCGAGCTTGCCGCCGCGCAGCTTGCGCAGCTTGGCCATCCACTTGAACGCGGTGAACACCCACGGGCCGAATTCCTGCTTGATCAAGCGACCCTGCGCGTCCTTCTTGGCCAGCAGCGGCGGGGCGAGATGGAACTTGAGCTTGTAGTCGCCGTCGAACTGCTGCTCCAGCTTGCGCTGGAATTCGCCGCTGGTGTACAGGCGCGCGACTTCGTACTCGTCCTTGTAGGCCATGAGCTTGAAGAAGTAACGCGCGACCGCCTCGGCCAGGTCGGTCGAGCCCGGCGCCTTGCTCTGCTCGGCTTCGCGCACCTTGGCGACGAAATCGGAATAGCGCTTGGCGTAGGCGGCGTCCTGGTACTCGGTGAGGAACGACACGCGGCGCGAGATCAGTTCGTCCAGCGAGCGCGACAGGCGCAGATCGTCCAGCGGCAGGAAGGCGACGTTGTCGCTGTCCGCGCGCGCCGGCACGTGGCGCAGTTCGTCTTCGTTGCGGGTCGCGCGCGGCGCCGAGGTCGCGCCCCATTCGTTGCCTTCCCATTCGCCCGGCGCCAGATGCGGCAGGTCGCGCGGGGTGGCCTCGGCGGCGGTGGGCACCTTGCGGGTCACGCCGGCGGCCTGCGCCACCGACTGCGGGTCGATCGCGGCCAGGCGGCCCCAGGCGAAGGCGGTCTTGTTCATTTCGATCGCCGCGCCGTTGAGCTCGATCGCGCGCATCAGCGCGTCGAACGCGATCGGCACCAGGCTGCGCTGCCAGGCGTAGCCGAGGATGAACAGATTGGTCGCGATCGCGTCGCCGAGCAGCGCGGTGGCCAGCTGGGTCGCATCGACGATCAACGGATCTTCGCCGCCGAGCGCCTGCTTGATCGCCGCGACGATG is a genomic window containing:
- a CDS encoding RNA polymerase sigma factor produces the protein MSASEIDAALREQLPSLWRFARWLARDPHAADDLVQAAMERAITRWAGRRDEQALRPWLFAIVYRQFLDGQRRSQRYAGLLARLGIAGAESQPSAEREFLARSTLEAMQRLPVEQRSLLLWISVEGLSYQEVAEILQVPIGTVMSRLSRARQALRRLSDGETPAPALRLLK
- a CDS encoding catalase family peroxidase; its protein translation is MPPPDPIDTARSASSPPPKPLGRWALIAFAVSALAAAFGYVAGPLDPNRLTPKQVVDTLQNNGGLHPGYRRNHAKGVCVIGRFDSNGQAAAYSKAALFAPGATPVVGRFALPGGNPYAPDGGVPIRSFALRFTQADGQQWRTGMNSMPVFPVATPQAFFEQLQAGAPDPATGKPDPAKQKAFFAAHPETAAFRAWAKDRKPSASYATEAYYGLNAFYFVDAGGARHAVRWRVMPDNGAAAAPLSAQDHDVLARELDQRLASGPLRWRLLVTLAAAGDPTDDATRVWPADRKEIDAGTVVIERAQSQDAGECRDINYDPLILPDGIAGSDDPLLPARSAAYADSYRRRTSEQARAGGRPPQETPR
- a CDS encoding anti-sigma factor family protein gives rise to the protein MSTPPNEHDLHAYVDGRLDAASRADMEAWLSRHPERLVEIQAWQRDAQQLRAALAGESLAPPSELDPARVRGALARRRSARYAMAAAVLLSIGVGGLGGWQAREWSQPAAPPALASAAPMADAIQAHRLFAVRHDLQPDRVAADLQPWLEANFRQPMKLPDLSGSGFRQVGGRLLATDQGAAALIVYEDAAGNAISFYIRPPGPHRYLLPRGDRRDGDLLAQYWSRGGYNYAMVSGSDDGSTRVVKRALQAI
- a CDS encoding serine hydrolase domain-containing protein, whose protein sequence is MRLWFSAALCAGLCVAPLPFASADAATAAVAASRPASAAEVATYARTLLADSVPEGGPGIVVLVARGDQVLYRGARGLANIELGVPLTPDQVFRLGSVTKQFAAAGVMKLVEAGKVGLDDPLSKYVKDFPNGDAISVRQLLNHTSGVKSYTGIDGYMHESIKRDLSTRAMIDVFKDLPVDFAPGQGYAYNNSGYVLVGAVIEAASGQRWYDYLDQALFKPLGLKHTRYGDVHALIPGYVGGYTRGDGGNAPMNYLDMSQPHAAGALVSSLDDLLRWNLALHNGQVLKPDSYRAMTTPEGKAREDGYGYGIGKAYAHGHGGWGHGGGIFGFATFLLYLPDGKTTVAVLSNSDSALKDGVNPEGLARRLAAVALGDPYPAVTAVPVDAATLKQAEGVYRKNPQLAWALRVVDGVLTQQRLGGSRIALTPVARDTYAYPNGLSRLQLQRDGQGAVTAMRYFGDGIGESQLTARSDEPLPQP
- a CDS encoding cytochrome b; amino-acid sequence: MNRDHEMFSLPARVLHWLMAAMILTMLFVGAGMVATVSDKHTWLLALHKPLGIAILALAVLRLLLRLARKPPPLPADMAPLQRFAALASHWLLYALMFALPLVGWAMLSAGGYPVSLGAGVQLPPIAPFDASVFATLRWLHRALAYLLFATVLMHLGAALYHGLIRRDGVLRSMTWRGRAREVATADSQTRPVVPGD
- a CDS encoding M61 family metallopeptidase, producing MLRPCLALLPLMIAAALPLSAARAQTAAPRDTPYPGTLQLQVDATDIARRVLHARQRIPVQAGPLTLLFPQWIQGNHSPTGPIDKLAGLRISGNGQPIEWSRDPLDVYAFKLDVPQGVGEIELSFDMLTPTGNNQGRVVMTADMLNVQWNQVALYPAGYYARGIQIAPTLKLPAGWQAGTALELESRQGDTLRYRTVPFDTLLDSPVYAGRYYKQIDLDPGAKTPVRLNVVADAAKFLEAKPEQIKLHRELVAQAYKLFGSHQYDHYDFLLSLSAQMGGNGLEHHRSSENGVDTDYFTGWDGASVTGRDLLAHEFVHSWNGKYRRPAGVTATNFNQPLSDGLLWVYEGQTQYWGYVLTARAGLWKPEMAREALAMVVARYADDRPGLAWRSIQDTTMDPVIAMRRPKSYQSYQLSEDYYSGGQLVWLAVDAKLRALTGEKRSLDDFARDFFRGENGDYQVKPYEFDDVVASLNKVAHFDWAAFLRERIDAKASPLDGVAASGWKLVYTDKPGDFVKFAEADRKYTDLTYSLGLNLSSDGTINAVRWDGPAFNAGIAPSSTLIAVNGYTGNGERLKDAVTAAKDGQHPIELIIKNADVIKTMRIDYRGGLRYPKLERIEGTPDRLSKIFAPK
- a CDS encoding NAD(P)/FAD-dependent oxidoreductase; this translates as MLRLTDLRLPLDHPASALTDAILARLGIAATDLTGYTIAKRSYDARKRGGIVLIYSLDVDTPREAEILQRLGPDASAAPAPKGGKNSGKNPAPADTGKVLPTPDTAYKFVARAPAALPLRPIVIGMGPCGLFAGLILAQMGFKPIILERGKAVRERTVDTFGLWRKRVLNPESNVQFGEGGAGTFSDGKLYSQISDKLHHGRKVLTEFVLAGAPEEILYVSKPHIGTFRLVSMVENMRATIESLGGEIRFSQRVEDVLIEDGQLRGVTLADGAQLRADHVVFAVGHSARDTFKMLHERGVFMEAKPFSIGFRIEHPQSLIDAARFGPQAGHEILGAADYKLVHHCRNGRSVYSFCMCPGGTVVAAASEPGRVVTNGMSQYSRNERNANAAIVVGITPDDFKPFDDSGSPLAGIALQRHWEAQAFALGGGEYEAPGQRVGDFLAGRASTALGAVQPSYTPGVRLSDLSASLPDYAIAAIREALPAFDKQIKGFAMADAMLTGVETRTSSPLRITRGTDGHSLNTRGLFPAGEGAGYAGGILSAAVDGIKTAEAVAMSILAGAARSA
- a CDS encoding putative quinol monooxygenase produces the protein MYGLIGKMKATAGQRDALIDVLLQDVGAMPGCLNYIVARDPKDADAIWISEVWDNADNHRASLSLPQVRAAIERAKPMIASFQAHFETEPVGGHGLTAAR